Within the Phaseolus vulgaris cultivar G19833 chromosome 9, P. vulgaris v2.0, whole genome shotgun sequence genome, the region CAATTTTATATCGATTATTAGAGTTGTGTGATGcaccaagttttttttttctcagctGTGTGATGCACTAGTTACAATGAGAGAAAGTTACTCGAACTGCACTCCATCTTCCTGTTTGGCAGATGCACTAGTCATGCatccaaataaataaataaatgatacaACTTAGTCATTTCCAATGTTcatcatatttaaaataaattgtttcaATTGTAAAATCAATGCTTTCCAAGAACAATGTTATACGGATTTGAttcattatttacaaatataaaaaaaattattaaaatttgcatcaactaaaaatacaaaatttttatatataaacattTCATCTATTAGAGgtaaaatataacattttacGTAAATATCacttttataaatagatttataaGATTGAATGAAAGTTCTTCACAATTAACTTGTACCATAAGGATTtagataaattataaataagttttaatgGAAGTcttatgaaaaaattagttttttttttttttcaaatatatcttTATAACTAATTTATGTTACTTTTTGTACACAGTATCTCCACTTTCAAACAAGGTAAACACTGTACtaaggaataaaaaaatattggtatgaaaaaaaaaatcttagttttttaatgcatttccataatattcttaataaaaaaagttattcttttaattttatatctaacACAACTAAAACACTATTAATAACAAGACCCTCAAATACATTTACATCCCTTGTTTAAATCTCTACAAGAACATAATCAACTTGAAATTAGCCATAGTACTATATAAAATTGTGCACTTGTACGAAATTTGCACCTTTtttagagaagaagaaagagaataaCGGGTTAtccaatcatatttttttatgtagaagtgttttatttaaaaagtttcACATATCTAGTGACTGAGTGGTGTCATAAAAATCTTTACACAGATAATAtaaaacatttataaatttaaaaaggaAGAAAGAAGCATATATTAAACAGACTGAAGATATTAACACATGACTCGATGTGGAAAAGAATGAATGGGGATTCTAAGATAAGATATATTATTTTTGGCTCCTTTGACACACAAATAGAGTGGGCCAATGTCGGCTATGATTTTCTTGGAAAGAGTATTAAAAATTGTCTGCAGCCATTCTGATGCAACACTGTAAGAAATGCAATTAACGAACTAAACATGTTTGTCTGGTTTAAGGGACTGAAATTTATTGAGAAGTTTATTACATGTTAGTGAGTGTCATTATCAGGGAATAAAGAAAGAAGGGTTTTCCAAATTCCAATTGATTATATGATAGGAATTAAATTTGGTGAGGATCGAGAATCCAGATAGAAGGGGACTTGTTATTATAAAAACAATGACACATGAATTATGATATAAGATAAGTCGTCGTTTGGCTCTTGTCAGGGTTAGGGCATGCCCTTCCTATATGGCCTCAATCACGGATCTGTGctaatttcttttgttttcttcttcaattattaattattatatttctgtAAAGTATCAGCTAACTCGAAACTTAAGTTTTTAATTCCTTGTTTTTATGTTGTAGGATTGTTCTTTCATGTTTTTTCTGGCTTTGGGATATTCCTTTTTACTTTACAGAGcataattattcatattatggACTTTCTTCAAATACTAATTGCTTATAGCTATTAAAAGCATGTGTTTTTTTTTGATGTATTTTATTTTGGCGTGCCTCAATTCATTTATGTAGCTATACAAAGTTTAACTACTGGAAAGTTCAGTTATGAATGAGTTTAGAACTCATGTGCGTATGTGTGCTCGTCAGTTGATTAGAACTCATTAGGAATTGTTGATTAGAACTCGATTAGGAATTGTTTTTTGGCATGTACTCTCATGTATTTCTTTAGAGATTTAGTTTGAAGATATTTTGAACCTGATCGGTAAGGTGTTAAATATGTTGACTTTTGTCACTTTATGTATAAGAGTTGAAATATTCCTGAAATGTTATAAGGATTGAAACACTTCTAAAGTGTCTCATTttctttgatttattttttgttgaagaaaaaaaaagattttaactttctttttatAGATCGTATGCTTTTCCATCAAAACGAATTTCAAACTATCCAAACTCAAGATTATTAGGTGGACTTAAATTATAATTCTTGTCCATACTCTGAACAATTAGTTTTTACATGGCACGAATTCaactttttaaatataaaaaataattaataatgtttaattaCGTAACTGAAAAACATCTTCAAAGTCATTTGATAATTTTTCgcaattttagaaataatatgTGCATCACATGATTATCGAAGGAAATGCATAGCAAGTTGTAAACAGAAACGACTATGCCGTTTTTAAGTGTATAGTTGAAGGTTTTGCGAATCATTTCTGATGGAAAGCATTAACATGTGTCAAAGTTATCTATCAAAAGCTTATCTTTTGTGACAACCATCTCAAAGTATGAGTAAAGCAAACAACAATCATAAAGGGCAAAGGTACATTTCTAAAATACTTGTTTGACAATATACAGTCAAATTTGGTGTATTTCTATTTTGGTTAACATGTGAAATGAGTTATTGGTAGTTATCTTTGTCATTCACAAGTGGTTTATTCTTTTTTTGGGATGCAAGATTGGTTTATAGGTTTTGTTAAAAACTTTACTTTTTATACAGTTAAAACACTATCCAAGTGTtcccttttaatttaatttattttttattaaatttttttttaaggaaatgCATAGTAAATGGATCTAAATTTGAAATAGTTGACAAAATCATTTGGTACCCGTTTTCACATATATGTCAACCAATTCTAACAAATCATGACCATTACTTACCAGACAGTATCCATAGTCAACAAAAATTCATCTAAATAAATGTTACAACTGTAAACAACTACATATTTATGCACACGCAGTAGCCAAGACAAATTTGAGTGCTATATGACAATGACTGCTTTGAACTTTTGAGTGAAAAGTAGCAGTTGGTCCATACACTAAATATTTTGTGTTGGATGTGGTGACCACTCATGTAAAACTAAATCATCTCTTTGTTTcatcttttctttgtttttcacACTTGCTCAAAAGATTGTGAATAGGCAGAATATGTGAAAGTCACCTATGGGAGGTCTACAATATTCTGCGTGAACATCGATGAATGATCAAAACAGAGaacttttttcaatttttgggAAGAATGTTTAAATCCCACATCGGTTGAATACATCTATGCATATGATCGAaggtttttcttatatatgaaTTCTCCCTTCTTAAAATAACTGTTGAAATTAGTAATAACAACtcaaacattaaaattaaaataatataataataaaagatataCATACATAACTATACAATGCGACTTCTTAGtggaaatataaaatattgaaactTATATGTTTTAGTGGTTAACAACCATATCAAATGTCTAAATCTTAtaaatcacaattttttttataatacatcCAGTTAAAAAAAAGACCTAGACAATACTTATTTGAACAAATCTTTCTTATAAGAATGTTtagaaaagtaagaaaaaaaaagtgaaataaagttttccaaaaaattaaatcaacttaattaatttataaaaacttttagataattattttacattttaatttttttaatttgtgtataagataattttaactcaatttatttttttcttatacatATGGATGTTAAGAAACTTATCCAAAATGTAGATAATAGTTAGAAGATACTTAGGTAAATGATACATTTACAACTCACAATTTTTCATACAATCGCATTATCATtcctaatattattattttaatatttttcatataatttaattttaaatttattctttcttatatatatttatttctaaactcAGGTATAATCCATAAGtatcattttccattataaACTTTGCATTGTTACATGTAGAATGGACTAATGAAGTTTCCTGTTGTTCACTCAAAAGCTCCGATGTTAGATATGTCTGCTAAATATAGGAATTCATTCCCATGAAAGTATTACAGTGATAGAATAAGAGTGACAATAAATACATTAACTTCTATACACAAAAccaattaatattatttgttcAGTGACAATAAGCTTCAAGTTACAGCAACAGCTGGTTTCACTCACACAAGCATATTTATCAAACTTGCAATTTAACTCTGTAAAATCGCAAGAGTTTACTCCAGTGAACTCAGTGGAATCGGGAGTAAACCCGCATGACTCAAATAAACTGGCAAGTTCAGCACGAGTCAGGGAGTAAACCTAGTTggcttttttttaatcaaaatgaCAACACCAAAGTCATCTTTGGGTTATGATTGTATGGAGAAAAAGATGATTCTAGAAAGCAAATAGGGTTTGACATCCTTCTCACTTTGGtctcatcttcttcctcttgtcACAAGGACCTTCAACCTCTTCTCACTTTCCTCACTTTCCTCGTGCAATTTCCTTGCTAACTATGACTTGAGTTTGTTTTGGATGTTTCAAGATTGGCTCATTTTCTTCCAGCTCTCCCTGATTCcctttcttccttttctttctttttgcacGGCATGCGTTCTGTTGAAgttgtttttttgtttataagtTTAAACAATTTTGATGCTCCTTGCTCGTTGTTGGAGTAATAGCTTCTCGTTCAGTGGTTTAGTCTGCATACTCCTTGCTGTTCATGACTTCAGTATGTTCTGcattttaattatcattttgaTGGTTATTGTTTTCACAGCAACAACACAGTTAAGTTTGTAATAACTCCCATTTCCTATTTCAATAATTCCTATTTTGCTGAAATTAAGATTTAAATGAGTGAAATTAACTACTAACTTTCTACACTTCTTGTGCTAGCATACTTAATCATTTATTCATCGAGGTTTAATAATCTATTTTAACATggaaattataatattttaataattttttacataaaGTAAATATTTACAATTCATTCAGAATCTACAGAAAAAAAACTCTCATAACTTAAACTCTGAATTTGACAACCTTGCCGATAACATAGATGATAGAATATATGTAAGTTCCTTAATTATGTTCAAGTTACTTATCTATAGCCACATATATTATGCTAAACAGAAATGAACTTTTTCAGCATGAGCCATTTGACCAAAGAACATCTTGCATATAAGAGTCACATACATATATATCTTCACCTACTATGTTATCAAGGGATGACTACTGCAACTGTCCCTAGTGCTCTTTCGAACgagaatttaattttatcttctATAGGCATGcctatgaataaataaataaaaatgtgaaaataaagcATTACGTTCATGCCAGTAATAGTTAAGTTTTTCTGACAAAATGCTTATCTCCTGCAACCCTCGCAGTAACTAAAAAGGAAATGATTCCTTTGTTTGTCAGCTTAAGAATGTGAACTAATTTGCATTCTTGAACTTGGGTCCAGTGCTGCAAAATATTCAGTTAGAGCATATATTTAAACGACTCATAAAATTACAACCAAATAATACAAACAAATCAGATAAACTGCACTGCCAGTACTGATGGATCAGCACATGAGAAAGTCTGAGAAAGCAGACACATGCGAGTTAAATATAAATCTAGCTGATTTTATTATCTATATGGGAATTAAGCACTCGCTTCCCTTTTGCTAGCTTCAATTCGATACATATAATTCAAACTTCCATCAATAGAGATAACTATAATAATGTACACGATATGATGCTATTGAGTCCCCGGGTAGCTCAACTCTTGAAAACCACTTTCTCGTGGCATCTCTTGCCTCAAACCCTCGAAACTCGAAGCAACAAGAGGAGGATACATCAAAGAACTTGTCTCACCCCAATTAGTACTTTGCCCACAACATGAAGATGATGCACAACCCCCCATTATCTTATCGCTAATCATTTCCTCTCCATAGAAGAACTCCAACCCTCCTAATAACCTTTGAGAATAATCATTAGTAGAAACCATTTCCCCAATAGCTGCGGAAGCGAAACTCACTTGCCCTTGCACTAACTCGGAACAGTACGCACTCTGACCAAATTGTACTTGGCTGTTGCCAATAGAGTTCATGCATCCAGAGGAGCTAACATGTTCCTCCTCTTGAATTTGTTGTGTTGATGAGAGAGAAACGTGTGGAAACTGAAGATTCAACCCATCAAGGATGGGTTGATAATCATCGGAGAATCTCCCTCCAAGCTTGATTAGAAGTTTTCTAATAGAGTCTTGGTCATTGAAACTTGGAGTTTGACTTGTGTACGGTGAAAGTGGCAGCGCAGGAATCTGTGGCCAACAAGGCTGTTGTTGAACACTGTTTTCCTGAAGCAAGAGTGAGGAATTGCTCTCCTGCTTAACGACACCGTTTCCTTTGTTACGTGCCTGCAGTTCCTTACGGTGCTTCCCTAGAAGCTTCTTCTTCAGCCTCGTGTTCCAGTAGTTTTTTATGTCATTATCAGTTCTTCCTGGCAATTGTGCTGCTATCACCGACCACCTGCGTTGCATGACATAAAACATTCAAGCAAAAATCAAACTCTCATGTGTGagtttattaaagaaaaatataaagattgtttttctttttcacacATATATCCTCTTTCAGAAACAATCGTGGTTGGAACTTAAAGACTTAGTCAACCTtaaaacttttgacacctcTTCAAAGATATTTTTTGTGACTTGCCTCCTCATATAGATTCTGACAGTGCTGTGAACTGAATCACACTTACTGAGTTACATACTTAGATTATATTGCAAAACACTACCTGCTTCCAATGCTAACGTAGAGACTGCAAATGATGTTATCTTCTTCTTCAGAGAAACCACCGTGCTTGATGTTAGGGCGGAGGTAGTTTAGCCACCTGAGACGGCAACTCTTGCCACATCTTTTAAGGCCTGAATCAGAAATGAAGACACATAAGAAGAAACAAGGAGAAGTTCATGAAAAAGTGAACTTGTTCACTGAAAGAGTAGCTAGGTCACAAAAAAAATAGGGTTATTTAGTGTGTATAATAATACCAATCTTCTGTGGCAAAGCGATCCAGTTGCCTCCGGTTCCGTGCTGTTCGATGTAGGATTTGAGTTTGGCATCTTCTTCAGGCGACCATGGTCCTTTCTTCACGTTTGCTTTGTCACAGCAAGGTGCTCTTCCCATGGTGGTGTTGTTGCTCTCAGAAAgctttgattgattattgggaCAATCCTTCTATTTAGGGTCTGAATAATTGAGAgaaagagagggagagagagagagttatTTAACTATAAAACTAGGAGCGGATAAACATGATTCCAATTGAACATCCATTCgtacaaattttatataagGTGTGGCAGAAAAGAAAGAAGTTTATATAGAAAATTCCAGCTATTTAGTATTGCTAAAATACGAGAACAAGGGTCGTTCTTCTTGTCTTTCTTAAACCGGAATCAAACTTTCTTGCAACTTTTTAGAGTCACCATATTTTGATACTCCCTTTCTTATTCTAGATTCATTTCATTActaaaaaaatgtcattttataataatataatattttattaaaaaaaattgtaaagtgGAAGTAATTAATTTAAGAAGAATAATGGTGTCAAAATAAGTTTTCCCAAGTCTTTAAAGTCTACTCCACTCTCACGCTCGTTGTCCAACCATATACGAGCATACGACATGCCTGTAACTCTTCCTTTTGGTCACTATTTCCCTGTTTCTATACAAAATTAATTGGTGTATGTACATTGCACTACCATTATTTATGTCATTAATAATTGGAGCGTTCTGTTAATATGCTGCCACCTTTTTATTTGGACAGGATTTTGAAAATTCGGGTGATGGCTTGCTTATGTTATGAGCATTGGTCTTACGTTATattatatagaaattaattGAAATATAGTTTGTTGGAACAAGACTTTCTTTTTGTGATTGAAAACTAACGTGAATTTTATTAGTATTGAAACAGAGGATTACAACAGCTATTTAATCTCTAGAAAAATCAATCTCTCACACTGATATTTAGTTCTGTTTACAACCTCTAAGCAAAACTAATCTAACTAACTCTAACAACTTCTTACTGTTAATGCCACAACAGCATGGTGTTAGTTACAAGGCTACTAAAACTATGCTTTAGTAACACAACCATCAGATAACTTGCACTACAACAACACACCTCCTAGTACAAGTTATCCAAGCTTTCCATTCCCATAAGCTCCTTCAATTCCTCAAACCTCACTCTCTTAAGAGGTTTGGTCAGTATGTCAGCCAACTGAACCTCGGTTCTACAATGCTCCACATCAAGCTTGTCTTCATTCACTTGTTCTCTAAGAAAATGATACCTCCTCTCAATGTGCTTGCTCCTGCCATGACTAACAGGGTGTTTTGCAAGATCAATTGCAGACTTGTTATCAATCAGCAGCTTCACCTTGGTACTGTCACAAATCCTCATTTCTTCCAATAGCATTTTGATCCACATAGCTTGACAAGCAGCATATGATGCAGCTACATACTCTGCCTCACACGATGACAAAGCTACAACATCCTGTTTCTTTGAGCTCCAGCATATCAATGCCTTCCCAATCATGAACAAATACCCAGCAGTACTCTTCTTATCATCCACATCACCTCCccagtcagaatctgaataccccaaaacttcaattttcttcaaattgttTTCACTTAGCATCAACACGCCATGATCGGTAGTTCCTTTTATAAACCTCAAAATTCTCTTGACTGCAAGCAAGTGGCATGACCTTGGCTGTTCCATGAATCTGCTCAATAACCCAACAGTATGACTGATATCAGGTCTAGTGTTGCACAAGTATCTCAGTGAACCAATGATCTGTTTGTACAGTGTAGCATCTACAAGCTCCCCTGGTGATTCTCTGCTCAGTTTCAAACCAGTCTCCATGGGTGTAATAGCTGGATTGCAGTTTGTCATTTTGAACCTCTTCAAAATGTCTTCAGCATACTTCTTTTGATGAAGAAAGACCCCTCTGTCAGTGAATTTAAATTCCATCCCTAGAAAATATGACAAATTTCCTAGATCACTCATCTCAAATTCCTTCATCAGCATTGACTTGAACTTCATATTTTCTTGCTCATTTGCACCTGTGATCAGTAGATCATCCACATAAAGACATAGGATTATATGATCAGACTTACTAGAGCCCTTCACATATACTCCATGTTCTGAAACACACTTAGTGCATCCTGCCTTTATCAGAAAACTATCAATCCTCTTATTCCAAGCTCTTAGAGCTTGTTTCAGCCCATACAGTGCCTTCTTGAGCCTATACACTTTGCTCTCTTGACCCTTaacttcaaaacctggtggctgCTTCACATAGACTTCCTCTTCTAATGGACCATTCAAAAATGCAGATTTTACATCCAGTTGATGCAAATTCCATCCATACTGTGTTGCTATTGCTACCAAAATCCTGACAGTTTCTAGTCTAGCTACTGGTGCATATACCTCATTAAAGTCAATACCTGCCCTCTGCAGAAACCCCTTTGCTACCAACCTTGCCTTATACTTTGCAATCTCACCATTTGGCCTCAGCTTCAGCTTGTAAACCCACTTTACATCAATTGCCTTCTTCTCAGTTTGTGACACAAGTACCCAAGTCTTATTCTTCTCAATAGCTGCCAATTCCTCTTTCATAGCATCTAGCCAATTTGAATCTCTCATTGCTGATTCGAGATTTATTGGTTCTGATTCAGCTAACATGTTTTCCTCAAGTAATTCACCCTCTTGGCCTATTGCTTGATCAGGAAACACATCATACTCTGTCAATCTTACTGAAGGTACCCTTGTTCTAGTTGATCTTCTGACCACTGGTTGTTCAGGTCCAGTTTCAGTACTAACCCTGATAGGATTCTCTTCAGCATCACAGTCATCAAGAGTGGCTCTAACTGTAGGTGGTACAATTTCTCTCTGTGTTGAATTTTCATTCCAGCACCAGCCTCTTGCCTCATCAAATTGTACATCCCTACTCTTGACCATCTTGTGATCTGTTGGTGAATACAATTTGTAAGCACCAGTTGAGTGATAACCAACGAACACCATTGTTTGACTTCTATCATCCAACTTTTTTCTCAATTGTTCTGGTACATGTCTATAGCACAGTGAGCCAAACACCCTAAAGTGACCAACACTTGGCTTCTCACCAGTCCATGCTTCATAAGGTGTCACACCTTGCAGCTTCTTTGTAGGACTTCTATTCAGAATGTATACTGCAGTAGCAGCAGCTTCTGCCCAGAACCTCTTTGGCATTCCTTTTCCATTGAGCATACTTCTAGCCATATTCATTATGCTCCTATTCTTCCTCTCAACAATGCCATTATGTTGTGGTGTGTATGGAGCTACAATCTCATGAATTATGCCCTCATTCTCACAGAATTTGGCAAATTCAAGGGAAGTGTATTCACCTCCACCATCAGATCTCAATTTCTTAATGCTACAACCACTGTCCTTCTCAACAAGTAGCTTAAATTTCTTGAACTGTGGGAAGGTGTCACTCTTTTTCTCAATTATATATATCCACACATGTCTAGTGTACTCATCAATGAAAGTGAGAAAATAGTGATTACCTCCAATAGATTGAGCCTCCATAGGACCACACAAATCAGAATGTACAACTTGCAATTTCTGTGATGATTTCATGGGTAAATCATGCTTGAATGCCTTTCTTGCAGACTTAGCAATGCAGCATTCTTTGCAAAGTTGTCTTGGAACCTGAATTTTAGGAAGACCAGTCACCATACCCTTTGCATTCAACATGCTCAGGTTCCTAAAATTCAAATGGCCATATCTATGATGCCATGTCCAATTCTGATCATCAGCAACAGTGGTAACAAAACATTTGTGATCAATCATGTTAATGCACACTTTGAAGGTTTTGTTACTTGACAGTGGAGCTTTAAGAACCAATCTCTCTTTTGAATCAAACAGCTTCATTTCTTTATCCACCATCTTCACTGTATAATTCTTCTCAAGTAATTGACCAACACTAATCAAGTTACTCCTCATGCGTGGCACATATAACACATCTGTGATGATAGCCTCTTTGCCATCCTTCCTCTTCACCATGATGCTTCCAATGCCCTCAGAATTCACTTGACTATTGTCTGCAAATCTGATTCCTCTAGAACTAGATTCATCCAGATCTACAAACCAACCTCTGTTTCCAGTCATGTGGTTGCTGCAACCTGTGTCTAGGTACCACACATTTGATGTGTCATCATCCAATTGTGTTGTAGCCATCAACATTGCATCATCTGAGTCACTTTCTGCCAGCTGAGCCTCATCTTTTCCTTGATTGTTTGATCCTTTATTTGGACAATCTCTTGCATAATGACCATACTTTTCACAACAAAAACATTTGACCTCATTCAGATCCTTCTTCTTTGGATTCTTACTACTAGAAGCACCTTTGTTCTTGGCATCATTCTGATTCTTTGAACATTTGTTCTCAGATTCAGTATTACCCTTCTTCTTTTTCCACTTCTCTTTGTTCTTCTTGAACCATGAAGCCTCATCTTTGACTTTCTTGGTGAATTTTGCTTGCAAAGCCTGATCTATTCCCTTCTCTGTTTTCCTCTGCTTCAGCCTCATCTCATGAGCTTCCAGAGTAGCTTGTAACTCCTCAAGCTTCATAACAGAAAGATCCTTAGACTCTTCAATTGCAACTACAATGTGATCAAAATTTGCAGTTAAGGCCCTCAACACCTTCTCAATCTTCTGCAAACCAGTGACCGTTTCACCACATGTTTTCATCTGATTGGTCAAGACTACCAATCTTGAAAAGAATTCTGATATGGCTTCACCTTCTTTCATATTCAACACCTCATACTGCTTCCTCAAAGCCTGTAACTTcaccttctttaacttttcaTCACCTCCATAGAGCCTTTTTAGAGTCTCCCATGCTCCCTTCGCCGTTTCTTCCTCAATGATCTTCTCAAAGACATTACCATCAACGCATTGATGTATGATGAACAAAGCCTttccatctttcttcttcatatcATGATGCAAGGTTCTTGCAGCCTCATTGGTATCTGCTGCCAATTCTGCAACTCCATCATTCACAATTTCAAGCACATCTTGAAATCTGAATATGACCTTCATCTGCGCACACCACCGATCATAATTCTCACCTTTGAACACCGGAAGATTCGCCGGAAATTGGGAACTCGTCGTACTTTGATTTGCCATTGCGGAAATTGGATCTTAACCAATGCTCTTGATACCAGTTTGTTGGAACAAGACTTTCTTTTTGTGATTGAAAACTAACGTGAATTTTATTAGTATTGAAACAGAGGATTACAACAGCTATTTAATCTCTAGAAAAATCAATCTCTCACACTGATATTTAGTTCTGTTTACAACCTCTAAGCAAAACTAATCTAACTAACTCTAAAAACTTCTTACTGTTAATGCCACAACAGCATGGTGTTAGTTACAAGGCTACTAAAACTATGCTTTAGTAACACAACCATCAGATAACTTGCACTACAACAACATAGTTAACATATTTTAGatgatttttcacatttttttattggaaAATTGAATGAGACTAAAAATTTTTAGAGTTGAAATTATTTTAGGTACTTTTCTTGAGTTGGACCAAAATTTTTGTCGTGAATCTTATAGTggttttttgaccatgatggagttatttttttttttttttttactaaaatgggatccgtttaaaaaaaattacaaatttaggcaagtcgtacCTAATTaggacgacttcatatgcagaagtcgtaccaattaggcacgacttctgccatgtcatacagaagtcgtgccaacttggcacgacttctgccctgtcataattttttttttaattttattgtttatatattgggtagtaagttatgtaatgttaaaaattaatttgatacacaattttctaagagtgttagttttaaggaaaaaaagCAGGTTTAcgaaaaatgtattatttgatttgtga harbors:
- the LOC137822746 gene encoding transcription factor RAX3-like, whose amino-acid sequence is MGRAPCCDKANVKKGPWSPEEDAKLKSYIEQHGTGGNWIALPQKIGLKRCGKSCRLRWLNYLRPNIKHGGFSEEEDNIICSLYVSIGSRWSVIAAQLPGRTDNDIKNYWNTRLKKKLLGKHRKELQARNKGNGVVKQESNSSLLLQENSVQQQPCWPQIPALPLSPYTSQTPSFNDQDSIRKLLIKLGGRFSDDYQPILDGLNLQFPHVSLSSTQQIQEEEHVSSSGCMNSIGNSQVQFGQSAYCSELVQGQVSFASAAIGEMVSTNDYSQRLLGGLEFFYGEEMISDKIMGGCASSSCCGQSTNWGETSSLMYPPLVASSFEGLRQEMPRESGFQELSYPGTQ